The region TATGCAGATGTTAACTAAATTACTCTATAATACATATTGTTGAGAGAGGGGAGGTCGGTTTCAGTCCCTCAAAAAGTAGAGGTATTATGTCTGGCGTGTCTATACTCAATTTTATCTTCAGGTTTTGTCTTTCAACTCTGAAGAGAGCCCCAATGGGTTCAAAGAGTTTAGGGAGTGCCTCATCACCAAGGAAGTCGGGAGACAAACCCAGGTATAAAACTAAGCATAGACAATCCAGAGACAATATAGTCTAACCAAGTGGTAGTCTTATTACCCACTAATGCCATATAAAGGCATGGATTCAAACCTTGCCAAGGTCAAATGCTCACATTTCCTTGGTTTAAGGCTCTCCTTAAATTTCATGAACCCATCAGGCCTCTCCTTGGAGTTGGGAGACAAAACCCGATAATAAAACCGAGTATAAACATCCCGAGCACAATAACTCTACTGTTTGATCTGAGACCGACGTCCCCTCAAACACATACAATTAAAGTAGTTTGTAGTTTAAGGATTTTACCTGCTGGAGATACAGTGCTAGGAGATATATGGCCAATGGTACTCTTCTTTGCACCACCATGCAATCCATCATACAAGGGCTGTGCCTCTATAGCTTCAATGGTAACAGAACTTAAGCAACCACTCATGTTTTCTATTTGAACCCTCCTCTTGTATCCATTAACAGTTGAAAAGGGTGAAAATCTCATCTGTGGAGAATCAAACCCATGTTCCCTGTCCCTTCCTGGTGTAACCATAGGCAACACGTCATGTTCAGGCAAAGACTTTAATAGGTCTGAGGTTGTATAGCAAATTTCAGTGGATGAAGCAGCTTTGTTTCCAATGCATGAACCAAAGTCCTGAGTTATATTGACATCACGGGATGATTCGGGTTTTTTTCGATCATGGGACACCTGCCACTGCTCTTTTCTCTTCGCCCTTAAACCATGTGTCAATTTCCTTTTTATGTGTTGAAAAGACAACAATGTTGGCCTAACACCCCTGTCTTTTTTACTATAATGAGACTTTGGTGATGGCCAATTACTGATTCTATTAGGACAGTTTTGTTTGACAGCCTTCAAGACAACTATTGTGTTCAATGGTTGGGACAGTGATGATGTTTTTGTTTGCTGTTTCTTTGCCTGAGAATCACATAATTCATGAACATGTTTCACCAGCAGTGAATTTGGATCCTGCAGGAGTTTCATCAACAATTCCTTGTTGGAGTTCGAAATCTCCAATGCATCGATAAAATCCGTAGACTGGTTACTTATTAACCTTTGATTTATGAATGCTTCGACCGCTTCATTCATGCGAACTCGAAGATTAATCTTAGTGTGATGATCATCCTTCCTACCTCTGTTAGTTACCATATTTCGATCAGAAAACCGCCTATACCCCTCCGTTGCTGCATTACTAGCTCGAGCCGGATAACGACTCTTGGTTACCTTCCTAAGGTCTTCACTAGAGGGAAAATTAGGCTTATTCCTTGTATAACCATTGCCTCCTGCAGTATAATTACACCTGGTTGGGCATCGTTACAACCATAAGAACTTATCAGTACATAAGATTATGATGAGATTCTTACCTTTAGACGGTCTGTTTGCGAGCTTACGACGGCGAAAATTGAGGAAGCGAATTAATCCCCAGGCACATCCTGATTTGTACTTTTCGTAGATTACAGGAGTTTTAGATGACAGCATAGGGCTCCGAGGCAATGTCGTGCCCATTTTGGGTGGATGATGAGTTACTAATTATGATGGCACATTTTGCGTCTCCTGTCCATGAAACAACAACCTCCATTTTCATTTACGGCTCATTTAGAATTCCAAAAGCACACAAGGAATCAAACAAGAACAAGAGAAAGTACCTGAAATGTTGTCTTCTTCAAGTAGTAGAAGAGGAGAAAGAACAGAACAGGACAGGACGGGACAGAATCAACCTCCCTTGTTTCAGTATCGTGGAAACAAGGGCTTTCTATTCATGCTTCAACTCTCTCTGAAGTTCTGAACCATTcacataaaatatatacaaaaacttGCAATGCACACACATTTTCAATTTTTCATGCATTGTTCATCATCTCCAAaagtcaattaaaaaaaaaaaagaactgtCCTTTCATCCACCCATGTGAGcatctttcattttattttattttaattttttaatgagttTCTTTAGCTTGGTCAATATATGAGGTCTGAAGAGTTATTGTTATAAGAATGGTGGTCTGGCATTTGGTTCATATGAGCCATTTTGGATGAAGATTGAAGAATGGTAAAAGAGTTATTATAAGTTAGACATTttaatatacaaatcatatatcaGCCTTTATGGCAATGAATGGGCAATGGGGTAATCGTCGTGTtgaaattaagttgtatatttttatgagagttaaaatataatttttcaatgttaataacctattttttttataaatgttaaaagattaaattaaaatttattatttttaaaaaattaaaatataatttaattttttctcaattaaaattttgtaaattttaagagATCAATATTGCAATTATACATTTTAAGGGGCGGAGCGACTGTAGGGGTAAACTTTCAAATGAAGCAAAAATACCATTCATCACAAATTCTCTCATTGATGTTTCCTTTTTTTCCCTTCAgccttatatatatgtatttggagTTTATTTTCTGAGGAATAATTTGAGTTCGAATcataattgtataaaaataaaaataaaaataaaataaaaggtaaacTACACTTAATATCATTAAGTTATTAGTAAATTTAAGTTTTgatcatttaactttaaaaaatttgcaAAATGATTATTAAACTATTCGAAAGCTTTTGTTTAAGTCATTAATTAATAAAACTATTAGTAATCATCTTTCCATGTCAACTGCCATGCCAGCACTTAATGACATGTCATGGCCTTCAacggaaaattaattcaaatagcTTAATTGAGTGCACTTTTCGATGAtggacttaattgattttttaattattttcagaAGACTTATTTgatatttcaacttttttttatgcAATCCACACTTCTACCCCTCAAACTcttaaattgaagaaaaaatatgCTTAAGCACGCTTGAAATAAGacacaattaattattt is a window of Gossypium hirsutum isolate 1008001.06 chromosome D08, Gossypium_hirsutum_v2.1, whole genome shotgun sequence DNA encoding:
- the LOC107936684 gene encoding uncharacterized protein is translated as MGTTLPRSPMLSSKTPVIYEKYKSGCAWGLIRFLNFRRRKLANRPSKGGNGYTRNKPNFPSSEDLRKVTKSRYPARASNAATEGYRRFSDRNMVTNRGRKDDHHTKINLRVRMNEAVEAFINQRLISNQSTDFIDALEISNSNKELLMKLLQDPNSLLVKHVHELCDSQAKKQQTKTSSLSQPLNTIVVLKAVKQNCPNRISNWPSPKSHYSKKDRGVRPTLLSFQHIKRKLTHGLRAKRKEQWQVSHDRKKPESSRDVNITQDFGSCIGNKAASSTEICYTTSDLLKSLPEHDVLPMVTPGRDREHGFDSPQMRFSPFSTVNGYKRRVQIENMSGCLSSVTIEAIEAQPLYDGLHGGAKKSTIGHISPSTVSPAAEPPVESFCINIEELYESSHVESHLDMKNNAGTSIDKQESLSKYIRSVLQISGLNWDELFRKWNLADQMLDSSMFDNVKLWHHKSCSTDHHRLIFSYINEVLSEMYRCYFRCSPWISLLDPRPRPARFSKDIVHEVLRHVDWVLLTELPQQTLQQLVENDLAKSGTWFNLRFVTEEVIIKLADSILQDLVMDAAIQLQI